Genomic DNA from Veillonella criceti:
CCGGTGGACAAGATACTGATGCAGTTAACGTACGTCAGTTGAAAGATTTGAGTGCTGCTGTGGGGACACAGTTGGCAACTAAGTTGGATGCTAATGCCTTTCAGTATGTATCTATTAATTCTTCGGAAGCTGGCAATAAAGATAATAAAGGTGCAACAGGTGGTAACTCCGTCGCTATTGGACCTAATGCTACAGCTACTGCCGTATCCAATGTAGCCATTGGTGAAGACAGTGTTGCGGGTGGTAAGGGTTTCGCTACAGCATTAGGTTCTGGTGCAAAAGCTGAGAATACTGGTGCAGTAGCTATTGGCTCTAGTGCTAATGCCACGGGTTCAACAGGTATTGCTATGGGTTATGAAGCAAAAGCTACAGGAACTAATGCTGTTGCGCTAGGGATGCGTTCACAAGCAACTAGCTATGGTATTGCTATTGGGCAGGCTAAAGCATTATCTCAGTCGGCGATTGTACTTGGTGATGCAGCGAATATAGATAATGCTAGCGCATATGCAATCGGCATTGGTGATGGTGTTTCGGTAACTAATACTAAACAAGCGGTTGTTGCAGGGGTAAATGCTAAAGCTGATAATTCGCAGCAAGTGGTTTTATTAGGCTCTCAAGCAAATGCAACAAATTCTGGTAACTCTGTTGTTATCGGGACAAGTGCTTCCTCTAATTCTGTAGAGACTGTAGCTATTGGTAAAGGTACAATTATTACTGATAAAGCTGCATCGTCTTTAGCAATAGGTAACTCCGCCTATATTGGTGAAATGACGCCAGTTGATCCGGGTACTAAGCCAAGTGATACATCCAATCCAGGCTACCGTAATATAGGGACTAGCGAAGAAGTAATGACGAATCCATTGGATAAGAGTAAATATTATTTCTCTACAGCTGTAGGTACTGATGCTAAAGCTTTTGGCTATCAAAATACAGCATTTGGCGCTGGTGCTGAAGCACATAATACAAACTCCTTAGCCTTAGGATTTATTGCCGTAGCAAAAGGTGATTTTTCAGCTGCTATTGGTAGAAATACTAAGACTGATGGTACTTATGCTACTGCAGTAGGCTTTGATGCTGATGCTATTGGCGAGTCAACTCTTGCATTAGGTAGTCGTGCACGTGCTAATAAGGTAGCTGGTGTTGCACTTGGTACGGATTCTATTACTAATGTAGATAAAGGCTCTTTTGGTTATGATCCATCTGGTAAACAAGCAGACCTATCTGCATTCTTAGGTGATCAGAAATCAGTTTATGATACATTACAAACTGATATTGCTACAGCTCAAGGTGAAGTAGATACCGCTCGTCAAGCAGTGATTGATTTGCAAAACTCTAAAAACGGTAAAACTGCTGAAGAAATTGCTGAAATAGATAAAAACTTAGCTTCTGCGGAAACAACTTTAGATGAAAAGAAGGCAGCCTTAACAGCTAAAGTAACTGAAGCTAATAAGATGGTATCTACATGGCAAGCTACTGCAGCTGGCGTATCTGTAGGTGATAGTGAAACAGGATTAACCCGTCAAATTAATAATGTAGCCGCTGGTACATTAGATACTGATGCTGTTAACGTGGCACAGCTCAAAGCGGCCAAAGTAGAAGTGGTGGCAGGCGATAATGTAACTGTAGATACAGATACATCAGCAGGCTATACAAAATACACTGTAAAATCTGTAGATACTGATACAAAAGTAGAAAATGGCGCTGCTACTTATAATGCAGATGGTACAGGTTCTATTACATTGAATACGAACCAAAATGGTACAACAGGCACAGTTACTATTTCAGGTCTTCAAGACAAGTTCATTACTGGCGCAAGCATGTCTGGTAATACCTTGACTATTAATCGTAATGATGGTCAAGCTTTTACTGTTAACAATATTGCGACTAAAGATGATGTTACATCAGCACAAACTCATTATGTAAGTATTAATTCAACTGAATCTGGAAACAGAGATAATAAAGGTGCAACTACAACAGGTGCTATTGCAATAGGTCCAAAAGCTGGGGCAACAAATTGGTATGATATTGCTATCGGCAATAATGCTAAGGCATCCGGTAGCTGGAGTGTTGCACTTGGTGCTGATACGAATGCATCTGGCAGTGTAGCAACTGCTTTAGGTTATGGAGCTCAATCTACGAATGCCCAAACTATTGCTATGGGGTATACAGCAACTGCTAGTGGGCCTCAAGCGACAGCTATTGGTAGGGAAGCAAAAGCTACAGGCCTAGTGGCTATTGCTCTAGGAACGCAATCTAAAGCAAATGCTGATGATTCTATTTCGATTGGACGTGGCACATCTGTTGTATCTCAAGGGGTAAACAGTATTGCTATTGGTCAAAAGGCCTATATTGGTCAACAAACAACAGCAGGTGGCACTCCTGAACAAGGTGTGCCAGATCATTCCTTATCAATAGTAGATAATGATACAAGCTCTGGTAAGGCAGATCAAGAATATATGAATTCTATTGCAATTGGTAATACTACTAAAGCATTTGGTTATCAAAATACATCTCTTGGTGCAGGTGCAGAAACATATGATACCAATACTACCGCAGTAGGTGTTGCTGCTAAAGCTAAAGGTCATTATGCTACAGCTATGGGCAAACAAGCCTATGCTAATGGTGAAGAAGCTACTGCACTGGGACATTGGGCACGTGCATATGGCAATAATGCCATTGCTATTGGTTCAAACTCTATTACTAGCACACTTGATGGAACAGGTGAAGTTAATAATGGTATAGCTATTGGACAACAAGCTCGTGTAGCGTCCAATAATTCCATTGCATTAGGTCAAAATTCTTTAGCGCTTGTTCCTACGGATTTAAAAACAGAAGCTTATTTATCTAAAGAAGTATTTAATGCAGAAAATGGCGTAGTGTCTGTTGGTAATGTTGAATACAAAGTTGGGGATGCAACAGTTACTGAAAATCGTCGTCGTATCACTAATGTAGCTGGCGGTGCTGATGATTATGATGCAGTAAACGTAGCACAGTTAAAACAACTTCGTGCAACTGGTACAAATTATGCTGGTGATGATACGACAAGAGTACACCGTGACTTAGGTGATGAATTAACTATTAAGGGCGGCGCTGATGTTTCTACTGCTGAAGCAAAAGCAAAATTAACTGATGGAAACATTGGTGTAGTGGCTAATAAGGATACTAATGGCTTAGAAGTTAAGCTAGCTAAAGATATTAATTTGACAGATAAGGGTTCTGTAGTCTTTGGTGATGGTGATACAGCACCTAAGTTAGATGCTACAGGATTAATACTTCCTAATACTGATGCTACTAAGACTGTAAAAGTGTCTACTGATGGCATTTCCGCTGGTTCACAAAAGATTACAAATGTAGCGGCAGGTACAGAGGATACTGATGCAGTAAATGTATCTCAACTTAATGCAGTAAAAACTTCAACAGATGATAAATTAGGGGAATTTACAGTAGGTACAGATGCAGCGGGTAATGCGAATGGTATTGATGTAGATAAGGACAATACACGTTTTGATATCCTCGGTGCTAATGGAAATATTACTACAACAATTGAAGGCCGTCAGGTTAAAGTAGGCTTATCTAATACATTAAACTTAACAGCTGATGGTAGCATTGCGTTTGGTAATGATGCTACAGCACCTAAACTTGATGCTAAAGGCTTAACAGTGTCTGATACAGTTAAGTTTACAAATGCGGGTATTTCTGCAGGATCTCAACAGATTAAAAATGTAAAAGCAGGTACAGAGGATACTGATGCAGTGAATGTATCTCAACTTAATGAAGTGAAAACTTCAACCGATGGTAAATTAGCTAAATTTACAGTAGGTACAGATGCAGCGGGTAATGCGAAGGGTATTGATGTAGATAAGGACGATACACGCTTTGACATCCTCGGTGCTAATGGAAATATTACTACAACAATTGAAGGCCGTCAGGTTAAAGTTGGTTTAACCAATACATTAAACTTGACAGATGCAGGTTCTATATCCTTTGGTGATGCTACTAATGCACCAAAAGTAGACAAAACAGGTTTCACGATATCTGAAAGCTTAAAATTCACTAATGCTGGCATTTCTGCTGGTAATCAAACTGTAGATAATGTGAAGAGTGCGATTTCTGATAAGATGGGTGAAACATTTACAGATAAGCTAAATGCAGCTAATACTGCTAATCCGAACTCTGCAGTAAATGTAAGCGATCTTAAGAATACAGCCGATGCATTAACTACTCAAATTTCAAATGCAAATACAGCAGCTAACAGCAAACTTGAAAGTTTCGTTGTAGGTGCAGATAAAGCTGGACAAACTGATGGTATTACAGTAGATAAGGGCACTGAAGGTAAAACAAATCGTTTTGATATTGTTGGGGCAAATGACAATATCACTACAGCAGTTAATGGCAACGCCATTGAAGTTGGCTTAGCAAAAGATGTTACATTAACAGATGGCAGTGTAACAACTACTAAAGATGGTATTACTACCAAAGTTGATGGTTCTGGTATTACTATCAGCCCATCTACTGGTGATGCAACTAAAGCGGTTTCTTTAACTAATGAAGGCTTAAATAATGGCGGTAATAAGATTACTAATGTTGCGAAAGGTACAGATGATAGTGATGCAGTTAATGTATCTCAATTAAAAGAGCTTGAAAGCAAACTCGGTGCTGCAGGTGATTTAACAACGGTTGACAAAGATGGCAATCCTGTTGTTAAAGGTAACGATGGTAACTATTACAATCCTACTGATTTAAATGAAGATGGCACACCAAAAGATGATGCTAAACCTGTTGATACTGCACTAGGTTCTGGTGCTGATACAAGTGGTCTTGGTTTAGATAATAAGGACAATGATAAACCGATTACTAAGGACGAAGCTAAAGACATTATTGGTGGTAAACCAGGTGCTGATGGTCAACCAGGTAAAGATGGTTTACTTGACAAAACGGGTCCATCTTTAAATAACTTAGTAACAGTAAAAGATCTCCAAGCACTAGCACAAGCTGGTCTTGACTTTGGTGGCGACACAGGTGAGGATGCACATCGTGCATTAAGCCAAAAATTAACTATCAATGGTGGCATTAGTGACGAATCTAAGTTAACTGACAATAACATTGGTGTTGTGGCAAATGGCTCCGATACATTAACAGTGAAGTTAGCCAAAGACATTGACCTCGGCAAAGACGGCAGTGTTACAACTGGCAACACAATTATCAACAATGACGGCCTTACTGTAAAAGGTGAAGACGGCAAACCTGGCACAACTGTTGGTTCTGATGGAATGGTTGTAAATGGTGATGATGGTAAACCAGCTACTACTGTTGGTAAAGATGGTATCTCCACAAATGGTAAGGATGGTATTTCTGTAAATGGCGAAGATGGCTCTTCTACAACTATCAAACCAGATGGTGTAACGTCCAAAGATCCAAATGGTAACTCCACAGTTCTTGGCCCTAATGGCGTAGAAGTGAAGGACAAAGACGGTAATACTGTTGTAACTATTAATGATAAAGGCATTTCTAATAGCAATGGTGGTCCAACTAATTTAAATGATGGTTTAAATGTGCCTGGTGGTTTAGTAGTAAAACCTGCTGAAAAAGTAAATGGTGAATATGTTCCTGGCACTGGTACTATTAGTGCAGAAGGAAATCGTATTCAAAATGTGGCACCTGGTATTGCGCCTACTGATGCAGTAAACGTAGGACAATTAGGTGGTGTGAAACGTGATTTAAATAATCGCATGAACACAATTGGTGCTCACGCAGCAGCTATGGCAGCGTTACATCCAATGGAATACTTGGAAGAAGAAAAATTGTCTATTGCAGCGGGTGTTGGTACATTCCAAAGTAAACAAGCAGTGGCAGTAGGTGCGTTCTACCGTCCAAATGATGACACAATGTTCAGTGTTGGTGGTTCTTTTGGTGGCAATGAAAACATGTTTAATGTTGGTGTATCCTTACGTGTAGGTCAAGATAGTGACTATGCAAAAGGTGCACAAAACTACAAACAAGCACCACTTAGCACCTTGACTGTTCTTGATGATAAAGTAAATACTCTTGAAAAAGAAAATGCTGCATTAAAAGATCAGTTAGAAACACAACGTGAACAGATTAAAATGTTGATGGAACGTTTAGGTATGTAAAATCGTTAAATTTTAGAATTAGTTAACAACGTCAATGTAAACTATTTCATTTCTAAGAGTTAACACAAAAATGAGAAGAGAGATACTAGATTATTTATCTAGTATCTCTTTTTTTGTCGTGTAGAAAAATTATGAGTGAAAGCTTAGATATGAAGTCTCTTTGGATTATTCGATTCGTGAAAATTAGATGATGTTTTGAAAGCAAATTGAAGATAATCGAATAGACAGAAATACTTAAAAGAAGTGGATTTATAAAAAAACATGAAATAAAGTGTGGTGTATAAATGAGAATATATCAAGTGAATAGGGATAAAATTTTATAGTAAAGTCGTATTGACGGATGAGAATTTAATGGTATAATTATTAAATGAAAAACAGATATGATTCTAATTTGGTTATTATTAAATAAAGTACTAAGTAAAGTATATAAATGAAGTTGGTTATATATAAATCCATTAAAAATAGGGTTAAACAGATCGTTAAATATTTTATTATCGTGTAAAGTCATTTTATATTTATTGTAAATATTTAAATAACTTATCTTTGTTTTAATATCTCATTCTTTTATATCATAAATAATAACTAGAAAGGTTTACTTAATCATCTTGATAAAGAGTTTTTGGATTAGGAAAGTATGAATCATACGTGTTTTGCATTTCTGTTGTGCAATGAGGTTGAAGTGAGGTTTTATAATGAAGACAAAAAAAGGATATACAATTTGCCTCTAAATTGGTAGCTACCATTTTAGTTGGTACAGTTGGCACTGGCTTATATAGTGCTAATGCAGCGGGTTTAACTGGTTCCTATGTAGGTATTGGTACAGCGCCAACTGATGCTACCGTAGTTAAGAGTGGTACAGAGTACAATGCGGATAATCTCGTTGGTAAAAATGTATTGATTGATTATCGTCAAACTAAACGTATGAATGGCGAACAAGAGCAAGATTTTTCTCGTATTCCTACAAATGATAACAAAAATGGTGAAGGTGTAGATGGTACAGCTACAGCTAATGATAGTAGAGCAGGTGTGGGTACAACTGCTATCGGTCTTGGTACTTATTCAACTCGTGAATATTCTACAGCTGTTGGTACCTATACAAGTGCTATTATGGGCAGTACGTCTGTTGGTTCCGGTGCTTTTGCCACTCAATATGGCTCTGCCTTTGGTCGTAACACCTATGCAAATAACAAGGCCGTTGCCGTAGGTGAAGCAGCTCGTGCCGCTGATGGCATAGCCATTGGTATAGGTGCTTCTGCTGGCCAATTCTACAAATACATTCAAAATGATGGCAGACAAAATATGGATTCTATTCAATACAGCATTGCCATTGGTCCTAATGCCACAGCCGTTGGTGGTACAGCCATTGGTGCTAAAGCAAAAACTAATAATCTCTATGGCGTCGCTCTTGGTCAAAGCTCTAGCGTTTATTACAATGGCGTAGCTTTAGGTGTAAGTGCTCAAGTGACTAGAGAAGGCAATGGTGGTGTTGCGTTAGGTACGTATAGTGTAGCTAACCGTGGTGCTGGTAGTATTGGTTACATGCCATTAGTTGATGGTGTGAAAGGTGAAGTTGCTGCTGATAATGCCACATTGGCTGGCTATATGGGCTTGTCTGATACTATTAAAAACTTTGAAACTACCTATAAAACTCAAATTGAAAAGTACAATGAACTTAATAAGGCTTATAACGACGCTTCAAGCGCAGAAGCAGTACAAAAACAGATTATGCTAGCAACTAAGGGGCATGATGATGCTGCGTATAAAGCTGCAGAAGCTGAATATAAAAGATTGAGCAAGGAAGCTGTAGCAGCTACTAATGCTCGTAATGCGTGGACTGCAGCTAACAAAGATTTCACTGCTGCTTTGGCAGAGTATGAAAGTGCATTAGCTCCATTTAAGGCGACTGATGGTGCCGTAAGTGTTGGCTCTACTTCCTATGTTGATGCTAAAACGGGTCAAAAATACCAAAATACACGTCAAATCATCAATGTAGCAGCTGGTACAGAAGATACTGATGCTGTTAATGTGGCACAGTTAAAAGAAGTAGAAAAAGTAACGGCTGATAAAATGTCCAGCTTCACTGTAGGTGATGGTAAAAAAGCTGCAGACGGTGAAGAAGCACCAGCAACTCTTACTGTAGATGGTGAAAAAACACATTTTGATATTGTAGGTGCTAATGACAACATTACGACTACAGTAGATTCAGATGGCCGTGCTATTCAAATTGGCTTATCTAATACGTTAGATCTCGGTAAAGACGGATCTATTTCCGTTGGTGCTAGTCCAGTAAAATTGGATGGTAATGGTTTAACTATTAAAGATGGTCCATCCATGACAAACAATGGTATTGATGCAGGTAATAAAACTATTACGAATGTAAAAAGTGATATTGCTGAAAAAGATGGAGCCGATTATTTAGCTAAATTAGAAAATGCTAATACTGCTAACCCTAATTCCGCGGTTAATGTAAGTGATCTTCAATCAACGGCTGATACTTTGAATAACAAAATTACCCAGACAGGTAATGATATTACAACAATTAATACCAATATCGGCAAACTTCAAGATGGTTTTAAAGTATCTGCAGGTAGTGTAACATCTGATGTGAAATTAGGTGGAGATACAGTGCCAACTATTACCTTTACTGGTGATAGTAATTTAACAGCTGAATTAGATGCCACTACAAATACAGTACAATATAAAATTAATAAAGATAATCTTGCAACCACTTTAGGTGATACATTCACTAAGATTGATGCATCCAATTTACAAGGTGATACCACTAATATCAATAATTGGAAGACTGTATTGGGTGTTACTGACGAACAATTAGGCCAAGCTAGTGCATGGAAGTTACAAGCAAATGGTAAGAATGAAACAACAATATCTAAAGATACAGTAGTAAACTTTGTAAATGGCACAGGCACAGAAATCAGTAAAACAGATAATACGATTACGGTAGGTCTAGATGAAACAACTAACACCAAGATTAACAACATTACTAATGTAACTGGTGATGTAACAAAATTAAAAGCAGGCTTTGATATTAAAGCTGGTACTACAACATCCAATATTGCCTTAGGTGGAGATAAGCCAACAATTACTTTTGCTGGTGATAGTAATTTAACAGCTGAATTAGATGCCACTACAAATACAGTACAATATAAAATTAATAAAGATAATCTTGCTACCACTTTAGGTGATACATTCACTAAGATTGATGCATCCAATTTACAAGGTGATACCACTAATATCAATAATTGGAAGACTGTATTGGGTGTTACTGACGAACAATTAGGCCAAGCTAGTGCATGGAAGTTACAAGCCAATGGAAAGAATGAAACTACGATTTCTAAAGACACTGTAGTAAACTTTGTAAATGGCACTGGGACAGAAGTAACTAAAGAAGGTAATACGATTAAGGTAGGCTTAGATGAAGCAACTAATACCAAGATTAATAACATTTCTAATGTCGTAAATAAAGATGGTAAGCTTAATATCGTAGGCGATTCTGATACAGGTGTTAAGGTTGAACAAGTAGATCCTAACGATGCTACACAAGGTGTTAAAGTATCTCTTGATGATAAAATCTCTGTTGGCGGTGAAGACGGAGTTGTTATTGGTAAACAAAAAGTAACTCCTAAAACTGCTGATGGAACTGGTGAGCTTGCAGAAAAAGAAGGTAAGTATATTACCGGCCTTGAAAATACTTCTTGGAACCCAGAAGTGAATGGTATTGTAGAAGACCGTGCAGCGACTGAAGGTCAATTACGCGATGTGGCAAATAAAATTAATGAAGTAGGCGAGTCTATTGGCAATGGTGATCGTAAATTTGCCGGAGATAGTGGTACTGCTACAGCGAAACTTGGCAGCGAAATTAGCATGACTGGTGGCGCTGATACTGCTAAATTAACGAATGGTAATATTGGTGTTGTTGCTAATGGCAGCAATTTATCCATTCAATTATCTCAAGATTTAACTGGCTTAAACTCTATCACAACGAAAGAGTTGACCAGTGAAAAAGCAACAATTGGCGATTTAAATGTTAATAATAGCTTCACCGTGGGCAAGGGTGATAATCAAACTGTTATTAATAATGATGGGATTAGTATCAAAGGCAAAGATGGTAAAGATGGCGTAAGTATCTCTGGTGAAGGCATTGATATGGGTGGCAAAACTATCACTAATGTTGGTGAAGCTACTAACCCTGGCGATGCTATTAGCAAAGGACAATTTGATAGAGAATTAAGTGAAGTGGTAGGTTCTGTAAACGATGGCATGGGGCAAATGAACAACCGCATGAATAAACTCGACAACCGCATGAATAAAGTTGGTGCTGGTGCAGCTGCTCTTGCTGGTTTACATCCATTGGAATTCAATCCTGATGATAAATTCTCTGCTGCTGTAGCTATGGGCAGTTACAAAGGCCAAGGCGCTGCTGCTCTTGGTGGGTTCTATCGTCCAAATGCTGATACTATGTTCAGTGTGTCTAGTACATTAGGTGATGAAACCATGTTTAACATTGGTTTATCCTTAAAATTCGGTGATAAAGGTGATGACATTTATCGTAACCCTAATGATACTTCATTCCGAGCCTTAACTAATGAAGTAGCTTCCTTAAAAGAAGAAAATAAAGCATTAAATGATAAAATGGTTGAAAAAGAAAAATCCTTTGAAGCAACGAATAAGGCATTAAATGATAAAGTAACAGCACAACAAGTTGAATTAGAA
This window encodes:
- a CDS encoding YadA-like family protein → MAKNSKSFRKIGVALAVSALTGSVIGTTWAATNVAGTGNGVALGEGAAATSNDANTSIAIGKDSTSKYDGSIAIGDGSEAVGNDSIVIGKGASTISGPGIAIGSGAHAQNDGNLAIGVGAKSVGKKSIVIGENTSAGSGRSIVLGYNTHTSGYTTNAIAMGENIKLDGNYSDLISIGSESNAQGIGSIAIGGDSTIAAPVTGAVALGYGAATTAEGGVALGRSSVANRSAGSYGYIPQSGDKIGYTGRIGGILPDREAVFTAQKPANVDDSVYKSTDGAVSVGRESYVGQNGNVVPVSTRQITNVAAGGQDTDAVNVRQLKDLSAAVGTQLATKLDANAFQYVSINSSEAGNKDNKGATGGNSVAIGPNATATAVSNVAIGEDSVAGGKGFATALGSGAKAENTGAVAIGSSANATGSTGIAMGYEAKATGTNAVALGMRSQATSYGIAIGQAKALSQSAIVLGDAANIDNASAYAIGIGDGVSVTNTKQAVVAGVNAKADNSQQVVLLGSQANATNSGNSVVIGTSASSNSVETVAIGKGTIITDKAASSLAIGNSAYIGEMTPVDPGTKPSDTSNPGYRNIGTSEEVMTNPLDKSKYYFSTAVGTDAKAFGYQNTAFGAGAEAHNTNSLALGFIAVAKGDFSAAIGRNTKTDGTYATAVGFDADAIGESTLALGSRARANKVAGVALGTDSITNVDKGSFGYDPSGKQADLSAFLGDQKSVYDTLQTDIATAQGEVDTARQAVIDLQNSKNGKTAEEIAEIDKNLASAETTLDEKKAALTAKVTEANKMVSTWQATAAGVSVGDSETGLTRQINNVAAGTLDTDAVNVAQLKAAKVEVVAGDNVTVDTDTSAGYTKYTVKSVDTDTKVENGAATYNADGTGSITLNTNQNGTTGTVTISGLQDKFITGASMSGNTLTINRNDGQAFTVNNIATKDDVTSAQTHYVSINSTESGNRDNKGATTTGAIAIGPKAGATNWYDIAIGNNAKASGSWSVALGADTNASGSVATALGYGAQSTNAQTIAMGYTATASGPQATAIGREAKATGLVAIALGTQSKANADDSISIGRGTSVVSQGVNSIAIGQKAYIGQQTTAGGTPEQGVPDHSLSIVDNDTSSGKADQEYMNSIAIGNTTKAFGYQNTSLGAGAETYDTNTTAVGVAAKAKGHYATAMGKQAYANGEEATALGHWARAYGNNAIAIGSNSITSTLDGTGEVNNGIAIGQQARVASNNSIALGQNSLALVPTDLKTEAYLSKEVFNAENGVVSVGNVEYKVGDATVTENRRRITNVAGGADDYDAVNVAQLKQLRATGTNYAGDDTTRVHRDLGDELTIKGGADVSTAEAKAKLTDGNIGVVANKDTNGLEVKLAKDINLTDKGSVVFGDGDTAPKLDATGLILPNTDATKTVKVSTDGISAGSQKITNVAAGTEDTDAVNVSQLNAVKTSTDDKLGEFTVGTDAAGNANGIDVDKDNTRFDILGANGNITTTIEGRQVKVGLSNTLNLTADGSIAFGNDATAPKLDAKGLTVSDTVKFTNAGISAGSQQIKNVKAGTEDTDAVNVSQLNEVKTSTDGKLAKFTVGTDAAGNAKGIDVDKDDTRFDILGANGNITTTIEGRQVKVGLTNTLNLTDAGSISFGDATNAPKVDKTGFTISESLKFTNAGISAGNQTVDNVKSAISDKMGETFTDKLNAANTANPNSAVNVSDLKNTADALTTQISNANTAANSKLESFVVGADKAGQTDGITVDKGTEGKTNRFDIVGANDNITTAVNGNAIEVGLAKDVTLTDGSVTTTKDGITTKVDGSGITISPSTGDATKAVSLTNEGLNNGGNKITNVAKGTDDSDAVNVSQLKELESKLGAAGDLTTVDKDGNPVVKGNDGNYYNPTDLNEDGTPKDDAKPVDTALGSGADTSGLGLDNKDNDKPITKDEAKDIIGGKPGADGQPGKDGLLDKTGPSLNNLVTVKDLQALAQAGLDFGGDTGEDAHRALSQKLTINGGISDESKLTDNNIGVVANGSDTLTVKLAKDIDLGKDGSVTTGNTIINNDGLTVKGEDGKPGTTVGSDGMVVNGDDGKPATTVGKDGISTNGKDGISVNGEDGSSTTIKPDGVTSKDPNGNSTVLGPNGVEVKDKDGNTVVTINDKGISNSNGGPTNLNDGLNVPGGLVVKPAEKVNGEYVPGTGTISAEGNRIQNVAPGIAPTDAVNVGQLGGVKRDLNNRMNTIGAHAAAMAALHPMEYLEEEKLSIAAGVGTFQSKQAVAVGAFYRPNDDTMFSVGGSFGGNENMFNVGVSLRVGQDSDYAKGAQNYKQAPLSTLTVLDDKVNTLEKENAALKDQLETQREQIKMLMERLGM
- a CDS encoding YadA-like family protein yields the protein MVATILVGTVGTGLYSANAAGLTGSYVGIGTAPTDATVVKSGTEYNADNLVGKNVLIDYRQTKRMNGEQEQDFSRIPTNDNKNGEGVDGTATANDSRAGVGTTAIGLGTYSTREYSTAVGTYTSAIMGSTSVGSGAFATQYGSAFGRNTYANNKAVAVGEAARAADGIAIGIGASAGQFYKYIQNDGRQNMDSIQYSIAIGPNATAVGGTAIGAKAKTNNLYGVALGQSSSVYYNGVALGVSAQVTREGNGGVALGTYSVANRGAGSIGYMPLVDGVKGEVAADNATLAGYMGLSDTIKNFETTYKTQIEKYNELNKAYNDASSAEAVQKQIMLATKGHDDAAYKAAEAEYKRLSKEAVAATNARNAWTAANKDFTAALAEYESALAPFKATDGAVSVGSTSYVDAKTGQKYQNTRQIINVAAGTEDTDAVNVAQLKEVEKVTADKMSSFTVGDGKKAADGEEAPATLTVDGEKTHFDIVGANDNITTTVDSDGRAIQIGLSNTLDLGKDGSISVGASPVKLDGNGLTIKDGPSMTNNGIDAGNKTITNVKSDIAEKDGADYLAKLENANTANPNSAVNVSDLQSTADTLNNKITQTGNDITTINTNIGKLQDGFKVSAGSVTSDVKLGGDTVPTITFTGDSNLTAELDATTNTVQYKINKDNLATTLGDTFTKIDASNLQGDTTNINNWKTVLGVTDEQLGQASAWKLQANGKNETTISKDTVVNFVNGTGTEISKTDNTITVGLDETTNTKINNITNVTGDVTKLKAGFDIKAGTTTSNIALGGDKPTITFAGDSNLTAELDATTNTVQYKINKDNLATTLGDTFTKIDASNLQGDTTNINNWKTVLGVTDEQLGQASAWKLQANGKNETTISKDTVVNFVNGTGTEVTKEGNTIKVGLDEATNTKINNISNVVNKDGKLNIVGDSDTGVKVEQVDPNDATQGVKVSLDDKISVGGEDGVVIGKQKVTPKTADGTGELAEKEGKYITGLENTSWNPEVNGIVEDRAATEGQLRDVANKINEVGESIGNGDRKFAGDSGTATAKLGSEISMTGGADTAKLTNGNIGVVANGSNLSIQLSQDLTGLNSITTKELTSEKATIGDLNVNNSFTVGKGDNQTVINNDGISIKGKDGKDGVSISGEGIDMGGKTITNVGEATNPGDAISKGQFDRELSEVVGSVNDGMGQMNNRMNKLDNRMNKVGAGAAALAGLHPLEFNPDDKFSAAVAMGSYKGQGAAALGGFYRPNADTMFSVSSTLGDETMFNIGLSLKFGDKGDDIYRNPNDTSFRALTNEVASLKEENKALNDKMVEKEKSFEATNKALNDKVTAQQVELEQQRALIQQLMAKVGM